Proteins from a single region of Aerococcus viridans:
- a CDS encoding Gfo/Idh/MocA family protein, producing the protein MTKQVNNKLNIATIGYGGMGTYHVHGLIAAEADYLQVVGIYDIDQERKDVAEETGTYVYPAFEAILDDQEVDAVLIATPNDSHKDFAIRSMRAGKHVICEKPVAMNTQEFDEMIAVSEETGRVLMVHQNRRWDPDFLQVKDIFTKRQAVGDVFQIESRVHGANGIPGDWRHLKAHGGGMVLDWGIHLFDQLLWLVDSPIKSVHSDLSYILGDEVDDGFMAYITFENGIRAHVEVGTTNFISLPRWYIKGNQGTAIIEDWEMNGHIVRATGNDVENKPSPIRAGVGLTKTMAPPVDGATETLPLPESKPANASFYRNFYDVVTAGAEPIVKNEEVRQVMQLIDSILK; encoded by the coding sequence ATGACAAAACAAGTGAATAATAAATTAAATATCGCAACAATCGGCTACGGTGGCATGGGGACCTACCATGTCCACGGCCTGATTGCAGCCGAAGCCGACTACCTACAAGTCGTGGGCATTTATGACATTGACCAAGAACGAAAAGACGTGGCGGAAGAAACGGGTACTTATGTTTACCCAGCCTTTGAAGCTATTCTAGATGATCAAGAGGTAGATGCTGTTCTTATTGCTACACCTAATGACAGTCATAAGGATTTTGCTATTCGCTCAATGCGGGCAGGGAAACATGTAATTTGTGAAAAACCAGTGGCCATGAATACGCAAGAATTCGACGAAATGATAGCCGTATCTGAAGAAACAGGACGCGTACTCATGGTTCACCAAAACCGTCGCTGGGATCCAGACTTCTTACAAGTTAAAGACATATTCACAAAACGCCAAGCCGTTGGAGACGTCTTCCAAATCGAATCACGCGTCCACGGCGCTAACGGCATTCCAGGCGACTGGCGCCATCTAAAAGCCCACGGTGGCGGTATGGTCCTAGACTGGGGAATCCATTTATTTGATCAACTATTATGGCTAGTAGATTCACCAATCAAGTCCGTTCACTCAGACTTATCTTATATCCTCGGCGACGAAGTAGACGACGGATTTATGGCTTATATCACCTTTGAAAACGGCATCCGCGCCCATGTTGAAGTAGGGACAACTAACTTTATTAGCCTGCCTCGCTGGTATATCAAAGGTAATCAAGGAACAGCCATCATTGAAGACTGGGAAATGAACGGCCACATCGTGAGAGCAACCGGTAATGATGTGGAAAATAAACCCTCACCGATTAGAGCAGGCGTCGGTTTGACCAAAACAATGGCACCACCAGTTGATGGCGCCACTGAGACCTTACCATTACCAGAAAGCAAGCCAGCAAACGCTTCCTTCTACCGCAACTTCTATGATGTTGTCACAGCAGGTGCAGAACCCATCGTCAAAAACGAAGAAGTTCGTCAAGTCATGCAATTAATTGATAGTATTTTGAAATAA
- a CDS encoding sugar phosphate isomerase/epimerase family protein: MKLGVFTPLFNDLSFEEMLDQVAAKGLETVEIGTGASPGDAHLKIDTLLASSDARKEYLQKVADRGLSISALSAHGNPISPDKNQARAHDELLRKTIKLASLMNVPVVNGFSGIGGGNATDTHVNWPVIPWPTEYADAYHYQWDQVLIPYWKDINQEAGAAGVKIGIEMHGGFLAHTPATMLRLRSEAGDNIGCNFDPSHMWWQGIDPVAAIKILGKAGAINHFHAKDTYLDQDNINMYGLTDMQPYQDVASRAWTFRSVGEGHPMSEWSQMLAQLRIYGYDYVLSIEHEDPIMSVDEGLDRAITNLKSVMMRDQPQEMWWA; this comes from the coding sequence ATGAAATTAGGCGTATTTACCCCGTTATTTAATGACTTATCCTTTGAAGAGATGTTAGATCAAGTAGCAGCAAAAGGGCTTGAGACGGTAGAAATTGGTACCGGTGCTAGCCCAGGGGATGCACACTTGAAAATCGATACCCTTTTGGCATCTAGTGATGCAAGAAAAGAATACCTACAAAAAGTTGCGGACCGCGGACTATCAATTTCAGCCCTATCGGCGCATGGCAACCCCATTTCACCAGATAAAAATCAAGCACGAGCGCACGATGAATTGCTTAGAAAAACCATCAAACTGGCATCCTTAATGAACGTGCCAGTTGTGAATGGCTTCTCAGGTATCGGGGGCGGAAACGCGACAGATACCCATGTTAACTGGCCGGTCATTCCTTGGCCAACGGAATATGCAGACGCCTACCACTACCAATGGGACCAAGTCTTAATCCCTTACTGGAAGGACATTAACCAAGAAGCAGGGGCAGCGGGCGTTAAAATCGGGATTGAAATGCACGGTGGCTTTTTAGCCCATACCCCAGCAACCATGTTACGTTTACGGTCTGAAGCAGGGGACAATATCGGTTGTAACTTTGACCCATCGCATATGTGGTGGCAAGGAATTGACCCAGTCGCAGCCATTAAAATTTTAGGTAAAGCTGGCGCAATCAACCACTTCCATGCCAAAGATACCTACTTAGACCAAGACAATATCAATATGTACGGCCTAACTGATATGCAACCTTATCAAGATGTTGCCAGTCGTGCATGGACCTTTAGAAGTGTTGGTGAAGGCCATCCGATGTCCGAATGGTCACAAATGTTGGCTCAATTACGGATTTACGGCTACGATTACGTCCTATCAATTGAACACGAAGATCCAATTATGTCAGTAGACGAAGGACTAGACCGTGCCATTACCAATCTAAAATCTGTCATGATGCGAGACCAACCCCAAGAAATGTGGTGGGCATAG
- a CDS encoding ABC transporter ATP-binding protein: MAEIKLNHIYKKYDNAEKFSVTDFNLDIKDNEFIVFVGPSGCGKSTTLRMVAGLEDITKGDLVIDGQVVNDVAPKTRDIAMVFQNYALYPHMTVRENMAFGLKLRKVDKKEIDSRVDEAAELLQITDLLERKPAALSGGQRQRVALGRAVVRQPKAFLMDEPLSNLDAKLRVHMRSEIAKLHKRLNTTIIYVTHDQTEAMTLADRIVIMNAGEIQQVGTPLEVYNNPENAFVAAFMGSPAMNLVDVKYEAGQIHLEGGTKLEVTLPTRRILDEKGYDGKTVTFGIRPEDMQSEQLALDATPETVVEPMITVSELTGATSILYLDVNGQEFIAVVDARDYHEVGSTIKIAFNMNKAHFFDVETGKVIK, from the coding sequence GTGGCTGAAATAAAATTAAATCATATTTATAAAAAATACGACAATGCGGAGAAGTTTTCGGTAACGGACTTCAATTTAGATATTAAAGACAACGAATTTATTGTTTTCGTAGGCCCTTCCGGATGCGGGAAATCGACAACCTTACGGATGGTAGCCGGTTTGGAAGATATTACTAAAGGGGACTTGGTCATTGACGGACAAGTCGTTAACGATGTGGCACCTAAAACCCGTGACATCGCCATGGTATTCCAAAACTATGCCCTATACCCGCATATGACTGTGCGTGAAAACATGGCATTCGGTTTGAAATTGCGTAAGGTAGACAAGAAAGAAATTGATTCGCGCGTGGATGAAGCGGCAGAATTACTGCAAATAACGGACTTATTAGAACGTAAACCAGCCGCCTTATCTGGTGGGCAACGTCAACGTGTAGCCTTAGGACGTGCAGTAGTCCGTCAACCTAAAGCCTTCTTGATGGATGAGCCTTTATCCAACTTGGATGCCAAATTACGGGTTCACATGCGGTCTGAGATCGCTAAATTACATAAACGTTTAAACACAACCATCATCTATGTAACCCATGACCAAACAGAAGCCATGACTTTGGCTGACCGGATTGTCATTATGAATGCAGGTGAAATCCAACAGGTAGGGACACCACTTGAAGTTTATAACAACCCAGAAAATGCCTTTGTAGCAGCATTTATGGGGTCGCCTGCCATGAACCTAGTGGATGTGAAGTATGAAGCTGGCCAAATCCATTTAGAGGGTGGCACGAAACTTGAAGTAACCTTACCAACTCGTCGTATTTTAGACGAGAAAGGTTATGACGGTAAAACAGTTACCTTTGGTATTCGACCAGAAGATATGCAATCTGAACAATTAGCTTTAGATGCAACGCCAGAAACAGTTGTAGAACCAATGATTACGGTATCAGAATTAACTGGTGCAACATCAATCCTTTACTTAGATGTAAATGGCCAAGAATTTATCGCGGTTGTAGATGCCCGTGATTACCATGAAGTTGGTTCAACCATCAAGATTGCCTTTAACATGAACAAAGCGCACTTCTTTGATGTTGAAACGGGTAAAGTGATTAAATAG
- a CDS encoding ThuA domain-containing protein, with product MIRVTVWNEFRHELTDEDVKAVYPEGIHEALASFLTVDFQVNMATLDQPEHGLTEEVLNQTDVLLWWGHMAHGEVADEIVDRVHQRVLDGMGLIVLHSGHFSKIFQKLMGTTCDLKWREDGLSAKVWNVNPSHPITQGVGEWIDLDQEEMYGEHFDVPAPDELIFITGYPNGEVFRGGMTYRRGNGKIFYFQPGHETFPTYYHPTIQRVIKNAVHWAAPLTERPTYGHFPIETNSKV from the coding sequence ATGATTCGAGTAACAGTATGGAATGAGTTTCGTCATGAATTGACGGATGAGGACGTGAAAGCAGTCTATCCAGAGGGGATTCATGAAGCCTTAGCCAGTTTCTTAACGGTAGACTTTCAAGTCAATATGGCGACTTTGGACCAGCCAGAACACGGCTTGACCGAGGAAGTCTTAAATCAAACGGATGTCCTCCTTTGGTGGGGACATATGGCGCACGGTGAAGTGGCAGATGAGATTGTTGACCGGGTTCACCAGCGCGTTTTGGATGGCATGGGACTGATTGTCTTGCATTCAGGTCATTTTTCTAAAATTTTCCAGAAATTAATGGGGACGACTTGTGACTTAAAATGGCGTGAGGACGGTCTTTCTGCCAAGGTGTGGAATGTGAATCCATCTCACCCAATTACCCAGGGCGTGGGCGAATGGATTGATTTAGACCAGGAGGAAATGTACGGAGAACACTTTGATGTTCCAGCGCCGGATGAACTGATTTTTATTACCGGTTATCCAAACGGGGAAGTATTCCGTGGAGGCATGACCTATCGCCGGGGTAACGGGAAGATTTTCTACTTCCAGCCCGGGCATGAAACCTTCCCAACTTATTATCATCCAACTATCCAGCGGGTCATTAAAAATGCCGTCCACTGGGCAGCGCCCCTAACTGAAAGGCCTACATATGGTCACTTTCCTATTGAAACAAATAGTAAAGTTTAA
- a CDS encoding Gfo/Idh/MocA family protein, which produces MTESVTNLKVAIIGCGGIGMQKHLPALAQVEGVDLVAFCDLIEERALAGKAKFGNNDSRVYTDYQTMLTEETLDVVHVCTPNATHAELSIAALDAGNHVMCEKPMAKTAEEGRAMIEAAERNGKKLTIGYQNRFRKDSQYLKAICQEGQLGEIYNAKSHAIRRRAVPTWGVFLDEEAQGGGPLIDIGTHALDLTLWMMDNYQPKYVVGNTYRKLADTENAANAFGSWDPKEFNVEDSAFGYIVMENGASIYLESSWALNTVKSGEAKTTLHGTKGGADMNDGLTINGEDHGLLFDKQVIVDPGAVDFFEGDADDPEVLEAKQWIQAIIHDTEPVVKPREALIVTEILEAIYQSAKTGQPVFLNQ; this is translated from the coding sequence ATGACAGAATCAGTAACAAATTTAAAGGTAGCTATTATCGGATGCGGAGGCATCGGGATGCAGAAGCATTTACCAGCCTTAGCTCAAGTTGAAGGGGTAGATTTGGTGGCCTTTTGTGATTTGATCGAGGAAAGAGCATTGGCTGGGAAGGCTAAATTTGGTAATAATGATTCGCGTGTCTATACGGACTATCAAACCATGCTTACTGAAGAAACATTGGATGTTGTCCATGTCTGTACCCCAAATGCGACGCATGCAGAATTATCCATTGCAGCGCTTGATGCAGGCAACCACGTAATGTGCGAAAAACCCATGGCCAAAACAGCTGAAGAAGGTCGAGCGATGATCGAAGCGGCTGAACGAAACGGTAAAAAATTAACCATCGGCTACCAAAACCGTTTTAGAAAGGACAGCCAATACCTAAAAGCCATCTGCCAAGAGGGTCAATTAGGTGAAATATACAACGCTAAATCCCATGCTATTCGTCGTCGTGCGGTACCAACTTGGGGCGTATTCCTAGATGAAGAAGCGCAAGGCGGAGGTCCTTTAATTGACATCGGTACTCATGCACTTGATCTAACTTTATGGATGATGGACAATTATCAGCCGAAATACGTAGTTGGAAATACTTATAGAAAATTAGCTGATACAGAAAATGCTGCGAATGCCTTTGGCTCTTGGGATCCCAAAGAGTTTAACGTTGAAGATTCAGCCTTTGGTTATATCGTCATGGAAAATGGTGCGAGCATTTATCTAGAATCATCGTGGGCCTTGAATACCGTTAAGTCAGGTGAGGCGAAAACGACCTTGCACGGGACTAAGGGTGGTGCGGATATGAACGATGGGTTAACGATTAATGGTGAAGACCATGGCCTATTATTCGATAAGCAAGTCATTGTTGACCCAGGTGCAGTTGACTTCTTTGAAGGGGATGCTGATGACCCCGAAGTGTTGGAAGCAAAGCAGTGGATTCAAGCCATTATTCATGATACAGAGCCGGTTGTAAAACCGCGAGAAGCTTTGATAGTGACTGAAATTCTAGAAGCCATTTATCAATCAGCGAAAACTGGACAACCCGTTTTTCTAAATCAATAG